One window of Candidatus Methylomirabilis tolerans genomic DNA carries:
- the leuC gene encoding 3-isopropylmalate dehydratase large subunit: protein MAETLLDKVWRAHTVRALPSGQTQLFVGLHLIHEVTSPQAFQMLREVGLTVRYPERTFATLDHIVPTASQLRPFVDPMAEEMTAHLTRNCKEFGISFFDLDSSRQGIVHVIGPELGLTQPGMTIACGDSHTSTHGALGALAFGIGTSQVRDVLATQCLAMAKPKLRQIRIEGRLARGVYAKDAILTIIRRLGVMGGVGYAYEYAGSAVTAMSMEERLTICNMSIEGGARVGYVNPDVTTFEYLKGRLFAPQGEAFERAVAWWTGMATDPDATFDDVVLLHAHSIEPMLTWGINPGQSIGVSERIPHPHDAPDMDRTAWAEALAFMDLQSGQPIAGTPIDVAFIGSCTNGRLSDLRVAAEVVRGRKVAKGIRALVVPGSQAVAGAAEAEGLREIFQEAGFEWRKAGCSLCLGMNEDKLTGREICAASSNRNFKGRMGSPTGRTLLMSPAMVAAAAIQGQVADVREMLP, encoded by the coding sequence ATGGCTGAAACCCTTCTTGATAAAGTCTGGCGAGCTCATACGGTTCGGGCGCTTCCTTCCGGACAGACGCAGCTTTTTGTCGGCCTGCATTTAATCCACGAGGTGACCAGCCCGCAGGCGTTTCAAATGCTGCGGGAGGTGGGGCTTACGGTCCGCTACCCCGAGCGGACCTTTGCGACCCTCGACCATATCGTCCCGACCGCCTCACAACTCCGCCCCTTCGTCGACCCGATGGCCGAGGAGATGACCGCCCACTTGACCCGAAACTGCAAGGAGTTCGGCATCTCGTTCTTTGATCTGGACAGCAGTCGGCAGGGGATCGTTCATGTCATCGGGCCGGAGCTCGGGTTGACCCAGCCTGGCATGACCATCGCCTGCGGCGATAGCCACACTTCTACTCACGGGGCGCTTGGGGCGCTGGCGTTCGGCATCGGTACCAGCCAGGTGCGTGATGTCCTTGCCACACAGTGCCTGGCGATGGCAAAGCCAAAGCTCCGACAAATCCGGATCGAAGGCAGGCTGGCGCGTGGGGTCTATGCCAAGGACGCCATCCTCACCATCATCCGCCGACTGGGCGTAATGGGCGGGGTCGGCTACGCGTATGAGTACGCAGGCTCGGCCGTTACCGCGATGTCGATGGAGGAACGCCTGACCATCTGCAACATGAGCATCGAGGGCGGGGCACGCGTCGGCTATGTAAATCCAGACGTAACGACCTTCGAATACCTGAAGGGCCGCCTCTTCGCGCCGCAGGGTGAGGCCTTTGAGCGGGCCGTGGCCTGGTGGACGGGCATGGCGACCGATCCCGACGCCACCTTTGACGATGTCGTGCTCCTCCATGCCCACTCGATCGAGCCCATGCTGACCTGGGGCATCAACCCCGGGCAATCAATAGGTGTGAGTGAGCGGATCCCGCATCCACACGACGCACCCGATATGGACAGGACCGCCTGGGCCGAGGCGCTGGCTTTCATGGATCTGCAGTCCGGCCAGCCGATCGCCGGGACGCCGATCGATGTCGCCTTCATCGGCTCCTGCACCAACGGACGTCTTTCTGACTTGCGGGTTGCGGCCGAGGTTGTCCGGGGGCGCAAGGTGGCGAAGGGTATCCGGGCGCTCGTCGTCCCAGGCTCCCAGGCAGTAGCCGGCGCAGCCGAGGCCGAGGGGCTGCGCGAGATTTTTCAGGAGGCCGGGTTCGAGTGGCGCAAGGCCGGCTGTTCGCTCTGTCTCGGGATGAATGAGGATAAGCTGACAGGTCGAGAGATCTGTGCCGCTTCCAGCAACCGGAACTTCAAGGGGCGCATGGGAAGCCCCACGGGGAGAACCCTCCTCATGAGCCCGGCTATGGTGGCCGCGGCAGCCATCCAGGGACAGGTCGCGGACGTGCGGGAGATGCTGCCATGA
- a CDS encoding 3-isopropylmalate dehydratase small subunit, which produces MRQDDLRREIRGRAISLPGNDIDTDRIIPARFLKCITFEGLEAHVFEDDRRQRPDHPFNQARYQGATILVVGQNFGCGSSREHAPEALRRWGIRGIVGESFAEIFFGNCTAIGLPCLTLDAEGVALLGEIVLRRPEQEVLLDIEHRLVRVGERSIPAMIPNGTRNQFLTGTWNATGVLLEAEHEIDRIARSLPYISGH; this is translated from the coding sequence ATGAGGCAGGACGATCTTCGACGCGAGATCCGCGGTCGCGCGATTTCGCTGCCAGGCAACGATATCGATACCGATCGGATCATCCCCGCCCGCTTTCTGAAATGCATCACCTTCGAGGGGCTTGAGGCGCACGTCTTTGAGGACGACCGTCGGCAGAGGCCGGATCACCCGTTCAATCAGGCCAGGTACCAGGGGGCAACGATCCTGGTCGTCGGTCAAAACTTCGGCTGCGGCTCCTCGCGAGAGCATGCGCCGGAAGCACTTAGGCGCTGGGGCATCCGAGGTATCGTGGGTGAGTCGTTCGCCGAGATCTTCTTCGGCAACTGTACGGCGATTGGGCTCCCTTGTCTGACGCTGGATGCCGAAGGCGTTGCCTTGCTGGGAGAGATCGTGTTGCGGCGTCCGGAGCAGGAAGTCCTGCTGGATATCGAACACCGACTGGTTCGTGTCGGCGAACGGAGCATCCCGGCCATGATCCCGAATGGCACTCGCAATCAGTTCCTGACGGGGACCTGGAACGCCACGGGCGTCCTGCTGGAGGCGGAACATGAAATCGACCGGATTGCCAGGAGCCTCCCCTACATCTCCGGGCACTGA
- the glnA gene encoding type I glutamate--ammonia ligase codes for MTPKDVIKLANERGVKIVDLRFIDLPGLWQHFSMSSRELTEDLFTDGIGFDGSSIRGFQAIHESDMLLMPDPATAIIDPFMAVPTLVLICNIIDPVTRQLYSRDPRYIAQKAEAYLTSTALADTAYVGPELEFFVFDDVRFDQSYQHGYYFIDSEEGFWNAGKDEKPNLGYKPRYKQGYFPVPPMDKLHDLRSEMVLALESVGVPIEVHHHEVATAGQCEIDMRFDTLTKMADRVMWYKYCVKNTARKHGKTATFMPKPIFQDNGSGMHVHQSLWKGGKNTFWELGGYGDLSATARYYIGGLLAHAPALCAFIAPTTNSYRRLVPGYEAPINLVYSQRNRSAAARIPLYSKSERAKRIEFRTPDPSCNAYLAFSAMLMAGIDGIQKKIDPGQPVDKDLYELEPEEAKDIKQLPGSLGEVLDALEADHEFLLKGDVFTPDLIDTWIDYKRKNEVDPIRLRPHPWEFALYFDI; via the coding sequence ATGACACCGAAGGACGTTATCAAGCTGGCGAACGAGCGAGGCGTGAAGATTGTTGACCTCAGATTCATCGACCTGCCTGGTCTGTGGCAGCACTTTTCCATGTCCAGCCGAGAGTTGACGGAAGATCTGTTCACGGACGGGATCGGGTTCGATGGATCATCCATCCGAGGCTTCCAGGCGATCCACGAGTCGGACATGCTCCTGATGCCTGATCCGGCGACGGCGATCATCGATCCCTTTATGGCCGTTCCCACCCTGGTCTTGATCTGCAATATCATCGATCCCGTTACAAGGCAGCTCTACAGTCGAGACCCACGGTATATTGCGCAAAAGGCCGAGGCGTACCTCACGTCAACAGCGCTCGCAGATACCGCCTACGTTGGTCCTGAGCTGGAGTTCTTCGTCTTTGACGACGTTCGGTTCGATCAGAGCTACCAGCACGGCTACTACTTCATTGACTCGGAGGAGGGGTTTTGGAACGCGGGGAAGGACGAAAAGCCGAATCTGGGCTACAAGCCTCGCTACAAGCAGGGCTATTTCCCCGTGCCGCCGATGGACAAGCTCCATGACCTCCGCTCGGAGATGGTGTTGGCGCTGGAGTCTGTCGGGGTTCCGATTGAGGTCCACCACCATGAGGTCGCGACGGCCGGTCAGTGCGAGATCGACATGCGGTTCGACACGCTGACCAAGATGGCGGACAGGGTGATGTGGTACAAGTATTGCGTAAAGAACACCGCTCGCAAGCACGGCAAGACGGCCACCTTCATGCCCAAGCCGATCTTCCAGGACAACGGCTCCGGCATGCACGTCCACCAGAGTCTCTGGAAGGGTGGCAAGAATACCTTCTGGGAGCTTGGAGGATATGGGGATCTGTCCGCGACGGCTCGCTACTATATCGGTGGATTGCTCGCGCATGCGCCCGCGCTCTGCGCCTTCATCGCCCCAACCACGAATTCGTACCGACGGCTCGTGCCCGGCTATGAGGCGCCGATCAACCTTGTGTACAGTCAACGGAACCGTTCGGCCGCTGCCAGGATCCCGCTCTACTCAAAGAGCGAGAGGGCAAAGCGGATCGAATTCCGGACGCCCGATCCCAGTTGCAACGCCTACCTGGCCTTCAGCGCGATGCTCATGGCCGGCATTGACGGCATCCAGAAGAAGATTGACCCTGGACAACCGGTCGACAAAGACCTGTACGAGCTTGAGCCGGAGGAGGCGAAAGACATCAAGCAGTTGCCTGGCAGCCTGGGGGAGGTTCTGGACGCCCTGGAGGCCGACCACGAGTTCCTGCTGAAGGGCGATGTCTTTACCCCGGATCTCATCGACACATGGATCGACTACAAGCGGAAGAACGAAGTCGATCCGATCCGCCTTCGGCCTCATCCCTGGGAGTTCGCCCTCTACTTCGACATCTAA
- a CDS encoding P-II family nitrogen regulator, which yields MKKIEAIIKPFKLDEVKSALAEVGIQGLTVSEVKGFGRQKGHTELYRGSEYTIDFLPKVKIEVVVPDDKCDKVVETILSSAKTGRIGDGKIFIVSIDEVVRIRTGERGEAAI from the coding sequence ATGAAGAAGATTGAGGCGATCATTAAGCCCTTCAAGCTCGACGAGGTGAAGAGCGCTCTGGCCGAGGTGGGGATCCAGGGCCTCACCGTAAGCGAGGTCAAGGGTTTCGGCCGACAGAAAGGGCACACCGAGCTGTACAGGGGTAGCGAATACACTATCGACTTTCTACCCAAAGTGAAGATCGAGGTCGTGGTTCCGGACGACAAGTGCGATAAGGTTGTGGAGACGATCCTATCCTCGGCGAAGACGGGTCGAATCGGAGATGGCAAGATCTTCATCGTGTCGATCGACGAGGTCGTCCGAATCCGGACCGGTGAGAGGGGCGAAGCGGCGATTTGA
- the galT gene encoding galactose-1-phosphate uridylyltransferase produces MPQLRKDPITSRWVIISTERGKRPSDFSAAPPPRQLGFCPFCPGNEDKTPSEIMAYRKNGNLPNSKGWSLRVVPNKFPALQIEGDLDRAGDGIYDKMHGLGAHEVIIESPSHNDVLSAMPEERVEDVLWAYRDRILDLKKDDRFRYILIFKNRGEQAGASLEHPHSQLIATPIVPKRAQEEVDGAKAYFDYKDRCIYCDIIRQELQQEIRVIAQNDEFVAIAPFASRFPFETWILPRSHEPFFQDTQKQSMVSCSRILKEVLGKMDQVLINPPYNYLIHSSPLQETEVDHYHWHIEIMPTLVKVAGFEWGTGFYINPVLPEDAAKYLREARL; encoded by the coding sequence ATGCCGCAACTCCGCAAGGATCCGATCACATCGCGGTGGGTCATCATTTCGACAGAGCGAGGGAAGCGTCCCTCGGACTTTTCCGCTGCTCCGCCTCCGAGGCAGTTAGGATTTTGCCCATTCTGCCCAGGGAATGAGGATAAAACACCCTCAGAGATCATGGCCTATCGCAAGAACGGTAACCTGCCGAATAGTAAAGGATGGTCTCTTCGTGTTGTGCCGAATAAGTTCCCCGCGCTCCAGATCGAGGGAGACCTGGATCGGGCGGGTGACGGGATCTATGACAAGATGCACGGGTTAGGCGCTCACGAGGTGATCATCGAATCCCCCAGCCACAATGACGTGCTCTCCGCCATGCCGGAGGAACGGGTAGAGGATGTCCTGTGGGCCTATCGAGACCGGATACTCGATCTCAAGAAAGACGACCGGTTTCGTTACATCTTGATCTTCAAGAACCGCGGTGAGCAGGCCGGCGCCTCCTTGGAACACCCTCATTCTCAGCTTATTGCTACCCCTATCGTTCCGAAGCGGGCTCAAGAAGAGGTGGACGGCGCCAAGGCCTACTTCGATTACAAGGATCGATGCATCTACTGCGATATTATCCGCCAGGAACTGCAGCAGGAGATCCGGGTGATCGCGCAAAATGATGAGTTTGTCGCCATCGCGCCCTTTGCATCCCGCTTTCCCTTCGAAACATGGATCCTTCCGAGAAGCCATGAGCCGTTCTTCCAGGACACGCAGAAGCAGAGCATGGTAAGTTGTTCCAGGATATTGAAAGAGGTTCTTGGCAAAATGGATCAGGTTCTCATTAACCCTCCCTACAATTACCTGATTCACAGTTCGCCGCTCCAGGAGACCGAGGTAGATCATTATCACTGGCACATTGAGATTATGCCGACCCTCGTCAAGGTTGCAGGGTTTGAGTGGGGGACCGGGTTTTACATCAATCCTGTCCTACCGGAGGATGCGGCCAAGTATCTTCGTGAGGCTCGGCTATAG
- a CDS encoding biotin-dependent carboxyltransferase family protein, producing MSTKANSVDAFEVIKSGLLTTVQDLGRIGYQRYGVPTSGAMDQTALRTANLLLDNEEGFAGLEATAEGPMLRAFTDLTIAIVGADMQPLVDGKPVERGTVIGIRSGQILEFQRARRGLRAYLAIAGGIDVPVILGSRSTCLPAAFGGVQGRALREGDCLPINPVGRRPMALSGRRLPSGWVEPISEVLTVRVVLGLQEDRFTPEGIHTFLSGSYRLTPQMDRMGARLQGPPITHRSGADIISDSIPLGAVQVPSDGQPMILLADRQTTGGYAKIAVVVQEDIFRLGQTTPGQVIRFRQISAPEACAALRAYEGRFDALRQGWQGLPEARGSYRLSLGAESYRVDVGGGRGTYRVSLEGVERKSEDAEEQ from the coding sequence ATGAGTACGAAAGCGAACAGCGTGGACGCCTTTGAGGTCATCAAGTCGGGGCTCCTGACCACCGTCCAGGACCTTGGCAGAATCGGGTATCAGAGATATGGTGTGCCGACGTCCGGCGCAATGGATCAAACCGCGCTACGGACCGCCAACCTTTTGCTTGATAACGAGGAAGGATTCGCGGGCTTAGAGGCGACCGCAGAGGGGCCAATGCTCCGCGCGTTCACCGACCTGACCATTGCTATTGTCGGGGCGGACATGCAGCCGCTTGTGGATGGGAAACCGGTTGAGCGCGGGACAGTCATCGGCATCCGAAGCGGCCAGATCCTTGAGTTTCAGCGTGCCCGGCGTGGCCTGCGCGCCTATCTGGCTATTGCGGGAGGGATCGATGTTCCGGTCATACTCGGGAGCCGCTCTACCTGTCTCCCTGCCGCATTCGGCGGTGTGCAGGGTCGGGCCCTGCGGGAAGGCGATTGCCTGCCGATCAACCCGGTTGGGCGACGGCCGATGGCGCTCAGCGGTCGCCGACTGCCATCGGGCTGGGTGGAGCCGATCAGTGAGGTCCTCACGGTGCGCGTAGTCCTCGGGCTGCAAGAGGACCGGTTTACCCCTGAAGGGATTCACACGTTCTTGAGCGGATCGTATCGTCTCACGCCACAGATGGATCGGATGGGCGCCAGGCTCCAGGGGCCGCCGATCACCCACCGATCAGGCGCGGATATCATCTCTGACTCGATCCCGCTGGGTGCGGTGCAGGTGCCGTCTGACGGTCAGCCAATGATCTTGTTGGCCGACCGTCAGACGACGGGTGGCTACGCAAAGATTGCGGTTGTCGTACAAGAAGACATCTTTCGATTGGGCCAGACTACGCCTGGGCAGGTGATTCGGTTCCGTCAGATCTCCGCGCCCGAGGCGTGTGCTGCCCTGCGGGCCTACGAGGGAAGATTTGACGCATTGCGGCAGGGATGGCAGGGTCTACCGGAGGCGCGGGGTAGCTACAGATTAAGCCTTGGAGCCGAATCGTATCGAGTCGATGTGGGAGGAGGAAGGGGGACGTACCGGGTGAGCCTTGAGGGGGTGGAGAGGAAATCCGAGGATGCTGAAGAGCAATGA
- the pxpB gene encoding 5-oxoprolinase subunit PxpB: MAIPPARRLLRSGFESDWHWLGSRPCRWRRSLSIRCLDGGESCLVVDLGDAIDLAVNRQVRALGLALERARVRGVLEAVPTYRSLAIYYDPLTIDRNALGQRVGTLYDSLDDQDDQTPRIVEIPTVYGGKYGPDLEFVARHSGLSRDEVVRLHSEPLYHVYMLGFMAGFPYLGDLAEQLTVPRLSTPRLKVPAGSVGIGGRQTGIYPVESPGGWRIIGRTSIRLFDPSAEAPTLLLPGDKVRFVQREPHEYESEQRGRL, from the coding sequence ATGGCGATACCCCCGGCGCGCCGGCTATTGCGAAGCGGCTTCGAGAGCGACTGGCACTGGTTGGGATCAAGACCTTGCCGCTGGAGGAGATCTTTGTCGATCAGGTGTCTTGACGGCGGCGAGAGCTGCCTGGTAGTGGATCTGGGCGACGCGATCGATCTCGCTGTAAACCGGCAAGTCCGGGCGCTGGGCTTGGCGTTGGAACGAGCAAGGGTAAGGGGGGTGTTGGAAGCTGTGCCAACCTATCGATCGCTCGCGATCTACTACGATCCGCTGACGATCGACCGTAACGCCTTGGGGCAGCGGGTCGGTACGCTGTACGATTCATTAGATGACCAAGACGACCAGACGCCCAGGATAGTCGAGATCCCGACCGTCTATGGTGGGAAATACGGTCCTGACCTCGAGTTTGTTGCTCGCCACAGCGGCCTTTCACGAGATGAGGTGGTTCGTCTCCATTCGGAGCCGCTGTATCATGTCTATATGCTGGGTTTCATGGCTGGATTTCCCTACCTTGGCGACCTCGCGGAACAACTTACAGTCCCCCGGCTTTCTACGCCGCGCCTCAAAGTACCGGCCGGCTCTGTAGGGATCGGTGGGAGACAGACAGGCATCTATCCCGTTGAGAGCCCTGGGGGCTGGCGAATCATAGGCCGGACGTCCATACGCCTCTTTGACCCGTCCGCCGAGGCGCCGACACTGCTCCTTCCGGGAGATAAGGTCCGATTCGTGCAAAGAGAACCGCATGAGTACGAAAGCGAACAGCGTGGACGCCTTTGA
- a CDS encoding 5-oxoprolinase subunit PxpA → MTTKKIDLSSDVGESFGVWTMGNDEALMPYLTSVSIACGWHGGDPQVMRRTVALAKTHRVRVGAHPGYPDLLGFGRRPMQLSPGEARDYLLYQIGALYAFAKAERMQLQHVKLHGALYHDAAQDRSLSEALARAIVEVDPTLILVGPPESALLLAGQAAGLRVAAEGFGDRTYNEDGSLVSRSAPGALLTDPDAVVDQVLLMVEGKVRAITGRMISITVDTVCLHGDTPGAPAIAKRLRERLALVGIKTLPLEEIFVDQVS, encoded by the coding sequence ATGACCACGAAGAAGATTGATCTAAGCAGCGACGTCGGCGAGAGCTTTGGCGTGTGGACGATGGGCAACGACGAAGCGCTGATGCCGTATCTGACCTCGGTGAGTATCGCGTGCGGATGGCATGGTGGCGATCCACAGGTGATGCGACGGACCGTCGCACTCGCAAAGACGCACAGGGTCAGGGTCGGCGCGCATCCGGGCTATCCGGACCTGTTGGGGTTCGGTCGCCGGCCGATGCAGCTGTCGCCGGGAGAAGCGAGGGACTATCTCCTCTACCAGATCGGAGCGCTTTACGCCTTTGCAAAGGCTGAGCGGATGCAGCTTCAGCACGTCAAACTGCACGGCGCCCTCTATCACGACGCCGCTCAGGATCGGTCGCTATCTGAAGCTCTTGCAAGGGCGATTGTCGAAGTTGACCCCACCCTGATCCTGGTTGGGCCGCCAGAGTCTGCGCTGCTGTTGGCCGGGCAGGCGGCTGGGCTGAGGGTGGCGGCGGAAGGGTTTGGCGATCGCACCTACAACGAAGATGGGAGCCTGGTTTCCCGATCGGCGCCTGGCGCCCTTCTCACCGATCCCGATGCGGTGGTTGATCAGGTGCTGTTGATGGTCGAAGGAAAGGTCCGCGCCATCACCGGTCGGATGATCTCCATCACGGTGGATACTGTCTGCCTGCATGGCGATACCCCCGGCGCGCCGGCTATTGCGAAGCGGCTTCGAGAGCGACTGGCACTGGTTGGGATCAAGACCTTGCCGCTGGAGGAGATCTTTGTCGATCAGGTGTCTTGA
- a CDS encoding type II toxin-antitoxin system Phd/YefM family antitoxin, which produces MKLSSQIKPISYLKAHAAEIVRGLGDQREPLVITQNGEAKVVIQDIESYEQTQDTLALLKILALGTRQIEEGKVQPAENVLKRLRERRGAH; this is translated from the coding sequence ATGAAACTGTCCAGCCAGATCAAGCCTATCAGTTACCTGAAAGCCCATGCCGCCGAAATCGTAAGGGGTCTGGGTGACCAGCGCGAGCCACTGGTCATCACGCAGAACGGCGAAGCCAAGGTGGTTATACAAGACATCGAAAGCTACGAGCAAACTCAGGACACGTTGGCTCTCCTGAAAATCCTGGCGCTCGGAACCCGCCAGATCGAGGAGGGCAAGGTCCAGCCCGCTGAAAATGTGCTCAAACGCCTGCGCGAGCGACGTGGCGCCCACTGA
- a CDS encoding type II toxin-antitoxin system RelE/ParE family toxin, whose protein sequence is MPFAVLLTNDAARDLDEIYDYIALHDTPHKADYVLEQIERAFSRLSESPERGAYPKELLSLGIREYREVFIKPYRIIYRVMGHNVYVLLIVDGRRDMQSLLQRRLLDA, encoded by the coding sequence ATGCCGTTCGCGGTTCTGCTGACTAATGACGCAGCGCGTGATCTCGACGAGATTTATGACTATATCGCCCTGCACGATACGCCTCACAAAGCAGATTACGTTTTAGAACAGATTGAGAGGGCTTTCTCCAGACTGTCCGAATCCCCTGAGCGGGGTGCCTATCCGAAAGAACTGTTGTCGCTGGGCATTCGGGAATACCGCGAGGTTTTCATCAAACCCTACCGCATCATTTACCGAGTCATGGGCCATAACGTGTACGTTCTGCTGATTGTTGATGGCCGTCGCGATATGCAGTCGCTGCTGCAGCGGCGATTGCTGGACGCGTAG
- a CDS encoding DUF2442 domain-containing protein, whose protein sequence is MKLRVDGKEYQIDIATQSERLRNATQKQRENFERSPAGYGIHWPDVDEDLSIDGLVGVRHTPPFVMTDA, encoded by the coding sequence ATGAAATTACGTGTCGACGGGAAGGAATACCAGATCGACATTGCGACTCAGTCGGAACGTTTGCGCAACGCGACGCAGAAACAGAGGGAAAACTTTGAGAGATCTCCAGCCGGTTATGGAATCCACTGGCCGGACGTAGATGAGGATTTATCAATTGACGGACTCGTCGGCGTGAGGCATACGCCGCCGTTCGTCATGACCGACGCATAA
- the fbp gene encoding class 1 fructose-bisphosphatase gives MISKGMTLTRHFLDDRTPVEGDLGALLIKIGAASKLVAREVNRAALHGRLGYTGEVNVQGEQIAQLDLWSNDVLVDALKETGLVCTMVSEEMEAPLHVDRNCLPGSYVVCFDPVDGSSNIDINGTVGTIFSVRHRRGHGREHVAEDILQKGTEQVAAGYVMYGPSTMFVYASGHAVQGFTWDHTLDDYVLSHPDIRIPQRGKTYSVNCGNYHRWSEPTRRAVDYLNTPDKPTGRPYSLRYVGSMVADLHRTLLEGGVFMYPGEAGGGKNANGKLRLLYEVAPMAYVVEAAGGRAGTGAERVLDIEPSEHHQRVPVIIGSPDDVVLVEEFYQGKR, from the coding sequence ATGATTAGCAAAGGCATGACCCTTACCCGTCATTTTCTGGACGACCGGACACCGGTAGAGGGCGACCTCGGTGCGCTGCTCATCAAGATCGGCGCCGCCTCGAAACTGGTGGCGCGGGAGGTCAATCGAGCGGCGTTGCACGGCAGATTGGGATATACCGGGGAGGTCAACGTTCAGGGAGAGCAGATCGCCCAGCTCGATCTCTGGTCGAATGATGTGCTCGTGGATGCGCTGAAAGAAACCGGTCTTGTCTGCACAATGGTCTCAGAGGAGATGGAGGCGCCGCTACACGTCGACCGCAACTGCCTGCCTGGGAGCTATGTGGTCTGTTTCGATCCGGTCGATGGCTCGTCGAACATTGACATCAACGGCACAGTAGGGACGATCTTTTCGGTACGGCATCGACGCGGTCATGGACGGGAACATGTGGCGGAGGATATCCTGCAAAAGGGCACCGAGCAGGTGGCGGCCGGCTATGTGATGTATGGTCCCAGCACGATGTTTGTCTATGCCTCTGGCCACGCAGTGCAGGGTTTTACGTGGGATCATACGCTGGACGATTACGTTCTATCACACCCTGATATTCGAATTCCGCAACGCGGCAAGACGTACAGCGTGAACTGTGGGAACTATCATCGCTGGTCGGAGCCGACCCGCCGAGCGGTCGATTATCTGAACACGCCGGACAAGCCGACAGGCCGACCCTATTCGCTCCGCTATGTCGGGTCGATGGTGGCGGACCTGCACCGCACGCTGCTTGAAGGCGGGGTCTTTATGTATCCGGGCGAAGCCGGCGGGGGAAAGAATGCCAATGGGAAGCTCCGATTACTCTACGAGGTTGCGCCGATGGCCTATGTTGTAGAGGCGGCTGGGGGACGGGCCGGCACCGGCGCCGAGCGGGTCCTGGATATTGAGCCGTCGGAGCATCACCAGCGCGTGCCGGTCATCATCGGCAGCCCCGATGACGTGGTCCTCGTCGAGGAGTTCTACCAGGGAAAGCGATAG
- the rpiA gene encoding ribose-5-phosphate isomerase RpiA, with protein sequence MANIALEFIKDGDVVGLGTGRAATAFVRALGDAVKAGLRITAVSTSQVTAALAAQLGIPLATLDEVPNIDVTFDGADEVDPRLDLIKGYGGALIREKIVAASSRRLIILVGAEKLVPVLGSRGILPVEVVPFGLPLCRRRLAELGCGLTVREHNGQPFVSDNGNYILDCSISPLPDPAPFEQAILGVPGVVGTGLFIGMADTVLVQDGDVVSVQQRGNP encoded by the coding sequence ATGGCGAACATAGCGCTCGAGTTCATCAAAGACGGCGATGTGGTCGGTCTAGGCACCGGACGGGCGGCGACCGCATTTGTCCGTGCCCTGGGTGATGCGGTCAAGGCCGGTCTTCGGATTACGGCGGTTTCGACGTCGCAGGTCACGGCCGCGTTGGCGGCGCAGCTTGGGATACCGTTGGCGACGCTCGACGAGGTGCCAAACATCGACGTCACATTTGATGGTGCGGATGAGGTCGATCCTCGGCTTGACCTCATCAAAGGGTACGGCGGCGCGCTGATTCGCGAAAAGATTGTGGCTGCCTCGTCACGACGGCTGATCATTCTGGTTGGAGCCGAAAAGCTGGTGCCGGTTCTGGGAAGCCGTGGCATCCTTCCTGTTGAAGTCGTTCCGTTCGGGCTGCCCCTCTGCCGGCGTCGTCTCGCAGAGCTTGGATGCGGACTAACTGTCCGCGAGCATAATGGACAGCCGTTCGTCAGCGATAACGGCAATTACATCCTCGACTGCAGCATCTCACCTCTTCCCGATCCGGCTCCTTTTGAGCAGGCGATTCTTGGAGTCCCTGGGGTAGTGGGAACGGGGCTCTTCATCGGAATGGCCGACACGGTCCTGGTACAGGACGGCGATGTAGTCAGCGTACAGCAACGCGGAAACCCATGA
- a CDS encoding putative toxin-antitoxin system toxin component, PIN family: MRVILDTNILLAALLSSRGAPAQIIEAWEQNLCTPATCPESLTELREVADRPFFRTRLRAGTAGRLAASLRDLAVFYRALPSASGAPEAKDNFLLALADASHVDFLVTGDKSLLSMKRYKSTRIVTPAALIELLKAEARGD; the protein is encoded by the coding sequence ATGCGCGTTATCCTCGATACCAACATCTTGCTCGCTGCCTTACTGTCGTCGCGCGGTGCTCCGGCGCAAATCATCGAGGCATGGGAGCAGAACCTGTGCACGCCGGCCACGTGTCCTGAGTCGCTGACGGAGCTTCGCGAAGTCGCAGACCGACCGTTCTTCCGGACCAGACTGCGCGCCGGCACCGCCGGTCGCCTTGCGGCGAGTCTTCGCGATCTTGCCGTATTTTACCGGGCTTTACCTTCGGCCTCAGGAGCGCCGGAGGCCAAAGACAATTTCCTACTCGCGCTGGCTGATGCCAGTCACGTCGATTTTCTTGTGACCGGCGATAAAAGTCTGCTCTCCATGAAACGGTACAAGTCTACACGGATTGTTACTCCTGCCGCACTGATCGAGTTATTGAAAGCCGAGGCGAGGGGCGACTAA